Below is a window of Edaphobacter bradus DNA.
GCAACAATTTGGGAGTGGCCGTACTCGATTTACGGAACGCAAGGGAGCCTGTGCTCAAGACCGTAAGTGGTTTGCAATATCCCGGCCACACCGAACCACTTGGAGAAACGGGCTTTCTGATGGTGAATGAGCGCCACGTGGATGCACAGACGACTCCACGAGATTATCAAGTGGTTGACACCTCCAATCCCGCAGACCCTGTCCTTCTAGACACGGTAAAGCTGGTGAGCAATAAGGCTACTCGCGACGAGACAGGGACTACCTTCCTTCTCGGCTCAGAGGGGTTGACGATCATCCGCCGTCCACGCGTGGAAGCGGAGTATAAAGTCCAGCAGGACACCAAGAAGGCGAACTAGAAGTTCGTCTACTGGAGCGATTCGATGCTCTTCCTGGACGGGCAAGTACCCCAAACCGATGATTGTTTCCGTGGGTGACAACGCGGGTGTCACCCACATCGGGAGGGAGTTGTATGCGAGCGCAGACGAAATACCAAAGGCGGGAGTTTCTCCAGTCTTCGGGAATGCTTGGCTTCAGCGCGTTTCTCGCCGCGTGCAAGACTGGCTCGGTGGCGCGGACTGTGATCAATGCCGATCTATCTGACGACTATGGAGTGCGACATAACACCAGAACCTGGGCGAGGTATCCAGAGAAGTGTGACCTGATCATGCTGGCGGACCGGCCACCTCTGCTGGAGACGCCGATGCATTACTTCCTGCAGGATTTGACGCCTAACGAAGCCTATTTTGTGAGGTGGCACTATGCTGGACTACCGACGCGCGTCGATCTGCGAACGTTCAGGGTGCAGGTGATTGGCGCTGTCAATCGACCGCTACAGCTATCGTTCGACGATCTGCGCACCAAGTGTGAGCCCGTGACGATGGTTGCATTCAGTCAGTGTGCGGGAAACTCGCGCAGTTTCTTCAGGCCGCAGGTTCCGGGCGCGCAGTGGACGGACGGAGCCATGGGAAACGCTCGTTACGTCGGGGCTCGATTGAAGGATGTGCTGAAAGCCGCTGAGGTCAAGCCCGGAGCAGTCGAGGCCAGTTTTCGCGGGCTGGATGTTCCTCCGCTGGAATCCTCTCCGCACTTTGAGAAACCACTGACGATCGATTACGCGCTAAACGGCGATTCCATTATTGCCTACGAGATGAATGGCGAGCCAATGCCCATGCTGAATGGCTTTCCTGTCCGGCTTGTTGTGCCGGGCTGGTTTGCGACGTACTGGGTCAAGGCGCTCAGCCAAATCACTGTTCGCACAGAACCGCTGCACAATTTCTGGGTCGATACGGGATACCGCATCCCTGCCGCGCCAGAGCACTCCGAAGATCCAAAGCATCCGAGCGAGCAGACGATTCCGCTCACGGACTATCCAACCCGTGCAATCATCATCACGCCAGAAGCAACCACGAAGTTGAAGAGCGGCGCGACGGTCAAGATCGAGGGCATCGCAGTCGACAACGGCGCAGGCATCCGGCGCGTCGAGGTGTCAACAGACGGCGGACGGACCTGGACCGATGCGGCACTGGATCGCGTAATCGACAAATACTCCTGGAGGCGATGGCGGATGAGTTGGCAGCCAGCGCAGAGGGGGCGGTACAGCCTGCAGTCCCGTGCTACCAACGCATCCGGAGAGACACAGCCTGGCTACGAGTGGAATCATGGCGGATACCACCGCAGGACAATCCAAACGCTCGATGTGGAAGTGGTGTCGTAATGCAGACACTACGGGTTCTCGGGGTTTTATTCATTATCGCCGTAGCCATCCTGATCTATGCCCTTTGGGGGCGTGCAGGCCGCGAGCGAGACGCGGCGTCTACCGCGGCCGTTCCCGATATCCCGGTTTCCCGCCTTACTGAGATGCAGCCGGTGAAGACGATCGAGCTCGAGTACCACCAACCCGATCTGCCACCTGGACCGGGACACGATGTCTTCGCGACGCAATGCGTTATCTGCCATTCACCCCGCTATGTGGTGAACCAGCCGGTCTTTCCACGAAAGGTATGGACGACGGAAGTACACAAGATGGTGAAGTCCTATGGAGCACCAATCGATCCTGGTCAGGAGAAAGAGATTGTGAACTATCTGGTCAGTTGGCATGGCACCGAAGATCCGCCGCCCACGCCGTATTAGTCGTCCAATTCGCCATTCAAGCTTCGGGAGCCTCCACGCTTGCAAGCAGGAGACAGAAAGTGACTGATAGACAACAGGATACGGACGGCGTCCGCACCGCAGGTAATCCATCGTTGGCCTCAACGCTGCCGCGCACTGACTACGATTTGATTCGATGGCACGCGCATGCCGCGATGGTCACTGTGCTGATTGCTGCGCTCTTCGGAATTATGGTGGCAACGAAGTTCAATTTCCCCACATTTTGGGGGGCCACGCATGGGAGACATGGGGCAGACTTCGCTACAACCACACGCAAGGGATCTTCTTCGGTTGGCTGGGAAATGCATTCATCGCGTTCTGCTACTACGTT
It encodes the following:
- a CDS encoding LVIVD repeat-containing protein, translating into MNTKSATFSIAIAATFLSSALVVSTAKAEIVSHSKDIIVDKPADLPEPTQVPGIAFQLHSGVNGGTYLYIEQHGGDHLVVLDVTDPAQTKTVRVVNLTVPGPFDFVRPLGGTAMLVRFRNNLGVAVLDLRNAREPVLKTVSGLQYPGHTEPLGETGFLMVNERHVDAQTTPRDYQVVDTSNPADPVLLDTVKLVSNKATRDETGTTFLLGSEGLTIIRRPRVEAEYKVQQDTKKAN
- a CDS encoding molybdopterin-dependent oxidoreductase gives rise to the protein MRAQTKYQRREFLQSSGMLGFSAFLAACKTGSVARTVINADLSDDYGVRHNTRTWARYPEKCDLIMLADRPPLLETPMHYFLQDLTPNEAYFVRWHYAGLPTRVDLRTFRVQVIGAVNRPLQLSFDDLRTKCEPVTMVAFSQCAGNSRSFFRPQVPGAQWTDGAMGNARYVGARLKDVLKAAEVKPGAVEASFRGLDVPPLESSPHFEKPLTIDYALNGDSIIAYEMNGEPMPMLNGFPVRLVVPGWFATYWVKALSQITVRTEPLHNFWVDTGYRIPAAPEHSEDPKHPSEQTIPLTDYPTRAIIITPEATTKLKSGATVKIEGIAVDNGAGIRRVEVSTDGGRTWTDAALDRVIDKYSWRRWRMSWQPAQRGRYSLQSRATNASGETQPGYEWNHGGYHRRTIQTLDVEVVS